The following proteins are co-located in the Onychomys torridus chromosome 6, mOncTor1.1, whole genome shotgun sequence genome:
- the Adh1c gene encoding alcohol dehydrogenase 1C isoform X1, with protein sequence MPQLTKDVCTLSWVHWRREKLTGLVSLLPTVRTDSMSTAGKVIKCKAAVLWETHKPFSFEDIEVAPPKAHEVRIKMVATGVCRSDDHVVSGSLVVPLPVILGHEGAGIVESVGEGVTSVKPGDKVIPLFSPQCGKCRICKHPEYNFCMKNDLTKPRGMMLDGTSRFTCRGKAIHNFISTSTFSQYTVVDEMAVAKIDAASPLEKVCLIGCGFSTGYGSAVKVAKVTPGSTCAVFGLGGVGLSVIIGCKTAGAARIIAVDINKDKFKKAKELGATECINPLDYSKPIQEVLQEMTDGGVDFSFEVVGRLDTMISSLLSCHAACGVSVIVGVPPNAQSLSVNPMLLLMGRTWKGAIFGGFKSKDSVPKLVTDFMTNKFPLEPLITHVLPFEKINEAFDLLRAGKSIRTVLTF encoded by the exons ATGCCGCAGCTAACAAAAGATGTGTGCACCCTTAGCTGGGTGCACTGGAGGAGGGAGAAGCTCACAGGACTCGTCAGTCTCCTGCCAACAGTGAGGACAGACAGCATGAGCACAGCcggaaaa GTAATCAAGTGCAAAGCGGCTGTGCTCTGGGAGACTCATAAGCCTTTCTCCTTCGAGGACATAGAAGTCGCACCCCCCAAGGCCCATGAAGTCCGCATTAAG ATGGTGGCCACCGGTGTCTGCCGCTCAGATGATCACGTGGTTAGCGGAAGCCTGGTTGTACCTCTTCCTGTAATTCTAGGCCATGAGGGAGCTGGTATTGTGGAGAGCGTTGGAGAAGGGGTGACTTCTGTAAAACCAG GTGATAAAGTCATCCCACTCTTTTCTCCCCAGTGTGGAAAATGCAGGATTTGCAAGCACCCAGAATACAACTTCTGTATGAAAAATGA TTTGACGAAGCCTCGGGGGATGATGCTTGATGGCACCAGCAGGTTCACCTGCAGGGGGAAGGCAATTCACAACTTCATCAGCACCAGCACTTTCTCCCAGTACACTGTAGTAGATGAGATGGCAGTGGCTAAAATCGATGCGGCTTCACCACTAGAGAAAGTCTGCCTCATTGGCTGTGGGTTTTCAACTGGTTATGGCTCTGCTGTCAAAGTCGCCAAG GTGACCCCAGGCTCCACCTGTGCTGTGTTTGGCCTTGGAGGTGTTGGTCTGTCTGTCATCATTGGCTGTAAAACAGCAGGAGCAGCCAGAATCATCGCTGTGGACATCAACAAAGACAAGTTTAAGAAGGCCAAAGAACTGGGTGCAACTGAGTGCATCAACCCTCTAGACTATAGCAAGCCCATCCAGGAAGTACTGCAGGAAATGACAGATGGAGGGGTGGACTTTTCCTTTGAAGTAGTCGGTCGACTTGACACCATG ATTTCTTCCTTGTTAAGCTGCCATGCAGCATGTGGTGTaagtgtcattgtgggggtgccCCCTAATGCCCAAAGCCTCTCTGTGAACCCCATGTTGCTACTGATGGGAAGAACCTGGAAAGGAGCAATATTTGGTG GCTTTAAGAGTAAAGATTCTGTCCCTAAACTTGTGACTGACTTTATGACTAACAAGTTTCCACTGGAGCCATTAATTACCCATGTTTTaccttttgaaaaaataaatgaagcatttGACCTGCTTCGTGCTGGGAAGAG tATCCGTACTGTCCTGACGTTCTGA
- the Adh1c gene encoding alcohol dehydrogenase 1C isoform X2, with translation MKNDLTKPRGMMLDGTSRFTCRGKAIHNFISTSTFSQYTVVDEMAVAKIDAASPLEKVCLIGCGFSTGYGSAVKVAKVTPGSTCAVFGLGGVGLSVIIGCKTAGAARIIAVDINKDKFKKAKELGATECINPLDYSKPIQEVLQEMTDGGVDFSFEVVGRLDTMISSLLSCHAACGVSVIVGVPPNAQSLSVNPMLLLMGRTWKGAIFGGFKSKDSVPKLVTDFMTNKFPLEPLITHVLPFEKINEAFDLLRAGKSIRTVLTF, from the exons ATGAAAAATGA TTTGACGAAGCCTCGGGGGATGATGCTTGATGGCACCAGCAGGTTCACCTGCAGGGGGAAGGCAATTCACAACTTCATCAGCACCAGCACTTTCTCCCAGTACACTGTAGTAGATGAGATGGCAGTGGCTAAAATCGATGCGGCTTCACCACTAGAGAAAGTCTGCCTCATTGGCTGTGGGTTTTCAACTGGTTATGGCTCTGCTGTCAAAGTCGCCAAG GTGACCCCAGGCTCCACCTGTGCTGTGTTTGGCCTTGGAGGTGTTGGTCTGTCTGTCATCATTGGCTGTAAAACAGCAGGAGCAGCCAGAATCATCGCTGTGGACATCAACAAAGACAAGTTTAAGAAGGCCAAAGAACTGGGTGCAACTGAGTGCATCAACCCTCTAGACTATAGCAAGCCCATCCAGGAAGTACTGCAGGAAATGACAGATGGAGGGGTGGACTTTTCCTTTGAAGTAGTCGGTCGACTTGACACCATG ATTTCTTCCTTGTTAAGCTGCCATGCAGCATGTGGTGTaagtgtcattgtgggggtgccCCCTAATGCCCAAAGCCTCTCTGTGAACCCCATGTTGCTACTGATGGGAAGAACCTGGAAAGGAGCAATATTTGGTG GCTTTAAGAGTAAAGATTCTGTCCCTAAACTTGTGACTGACTTTATGACTAACAAGTTTCCACTGGAGCCATTAATTACCCATGTTTTaccttttgaaaaaataaatgaagcatttGACCTGCTTCGTGCTGGGAAGAG tATCCGTACTGTCCTGACGTTCTGA